A region of the Sarcophilus harrisii chromosome 3, mSarHar1.11, whole genome shotgun sequence genome:
aaaTGATAGTCTACCTTAAAGATTATGATATGGATATGGGCAAAGGCACAAAGAGTACAACTAGTCATGATCTAATGTATTCTCTGAGAAAATAAATGTAGACAGATTATAAGCAAACCAAGTCAATCTAAATATCAAACTACTTAGCTCACTGGACTAATATgaaaggaaagatttacatgtcACCAaggtaacaataacaacaacaacaaaaatctatgCAAACACAAACATCATAAAATGAAAAGCTGAAGCAATACAATTATCAACATTCAATAACACTGAGTCTCCCTACAAGCTAGTAATCTATTCCCAATCTCCATTTGCATGTAGTTATCTGGTTTCTGGAATAATTTTCCCTTGgacaatatgaaataaatctCATTCTCAGGAAAATTCTGAAGGAGAATCCTCTAAAAGATCTGATTCTCTGGGTCTaagtgttatgccaaagttcccttttaatggagtgaccagttcctccaattgtcctatttcgtaattctgccttaggttataaccatcccctctcaatgtttgagataaaggttttatagacattccttaatgtttgacaagataaaggtttatccatttcagatgtcattagaatatcagtaatgtcattattcttgttattccataaaaagcttggaGACTAgaggctagactctttgagatgatagtcttgtctagccctggaatcaacatggatccattggtcccagtatttctctccatttaataaattatggaattggtctctaatctctgtcttgcttagtttctttggcattacataaGTTCCAGGTGATTCTACAAAAATTTGCCCGTAACAagattcaataaaatttaaaacaatttcccAAAATGGTTTTCCAATAACTAATTCACATGATAAAAATCAGTGTGAGCTTTATGGTTCTGATTCTTTTAATAacagaattgcaagaagaaaatcaaattaggaATCCACAAATCACTTGAAACTTCAGAGAATTACAATTTTTACATACCACTCACTTGCTGTTCCCATCCTTTCCTAAATCCCATACTGGATATTGATACTGCTATCAACAGGTTgaaaaaaagtatcttaaaaagaatttaaggaCATCTGACTAGAAAAGTAAGAACTCTGTCTCTCAAATTTATCAGTCATATTCTTCAAGATAGGAAAATGATTTCACTTTCCTTACAATGATTATTGCAATCTTATATGCAAAATCATTAATCTAATTTTGAGAACTTACTAATAAAACATATTCAAGGTCTGTTTCTCCTGTTAGGAATATTTGGAAACTAGAAATAGATACAGTATGTACCTATCTCTCTACATaggtatgcatgtatgtataaacacacttttgcattatatttatttatttaccctaATTCTTAGAGAAATTATTCTGATCCTGtttctttctcaaaatatattattctatttaattAGAAAACTTTTTACATCTGTTTCTTATTTTAAGGATATTATCCCCAAATCATAAAATACTTCAAGGTCTAAAtcttatatatagaaaaataactaTTAGCAAGTGGATGACAAACCCAAGAACCCATTCATTAAAATGCTTCAGATATGGAATTGATTACAATTCCAGATTAAAATAATAAGATCTTTCTTATTTGCATCCTATTGCAGCAACTCAGATGCTTCAGTATTAATTTATCAATTAATGTTTGGCATTGCAATGCCAAACTTATACTACACCTGACCTGATTACAGAAATttgttatgaaaagaaaaagaagggacatAGTTATTACAATAGCAAAAAGACTGTTTCTTCAAAGGCATATGTTGACCCAAAACAAGCTATGACGGGGGAAAAAACCTATAGCACAATTTGATTCAAGTGAAGAGTCATTGTTAATAGCCAATTACACAGAAAAATTCCATATTATTCACAGGGTAATGATCAGTACTAACCAGTGGATAAATTTCCTATTCATTTAACAAGTAGCacagtggggaaactgagtcaagaggTTATTACCTTGGCCTATGTCAATGTCATCACTTCTACTCTTTTCAGGAACAGATATCCACTTGTAGCAGTTTTTAGACTGCATTCCCTTTGGGTATATGCCATTTTCCTTGAATGGTAGACTATTGGTGTAATGACAATTTAGAAAATCATCTGAAATCAAAACTTAATACCAAGCTACATTCTCATGACATTTTACCTGAAATAGCAAGATTTTACAAATTATAGTTTAAGAGtagattgttattatttttctcatatttcaaTAACAGCTAACAACAAGCACATATAAGGACATCATATGTCCTTCACTTATAAATTAAGAATATTTACATTCTGTAGTTTCACAAATGGCAAATGTATACTAACAGTCTCAGAACCTCAGAAAAATGGAAGCTATATTAAGTCTCCACTCTGTATTGCCTATTCACCCTTAAGGCAAggtttaaaatttgaatttaagggATATTGTCACTTTGATTCAGATTATTGATTAACAAGTACAATTTCATAATTGTCACAAATAATAGTCAAATAATCTATGGGATAAAATTCATTCTTTACTATAAACAATTCTGTAATTTCCTCACATTGACTAAATATGTTCCTAATTTATTCAAGAATTTTATCACAAATAACTTCTGTAAATTTTTTATAcatgtcatttttctctttcttttgatctctttgaggaggaatttcctttttataattccTCATTCATATCTGGTTCCCTATCCTAATGAAATGCTTAATAATAGCCCTGCGAATCTGTTTGGTTTTCACACTGTAAATGATGGGGTTAAGAACAGGTGGGATAAGGAGGAAAATATTGGCCATCATGGTGTGGACGAAAGGGGGTGCCTTCCGACCATATCTGTGCACAAGAGACAGACTGACAAGGGGAATATAGAAAATAGCAACTGCACTAATATGAGAGACACATGTGTTAAAAGCCTTGTGTCGTTCCTCAGGGGAGGCAATATTGAGCACGGAGCGGATGATCATGACATAGGATATAAGAATACAAGGGCAGTCAATACCTGTTGTTAAAAAGATGGCAAAAAGTCCCATGATGCTGTTGATCCTGTTGTCATTGCATGCCAGCTTGATTACATTCACATGGTAGcaataagagtgagaaagaaCATTTGACTGACAAAATGACAGCCTTTTGAGAAGCAGTACCACTGGAGTCATGATTGCAATTTCTCTTACAACCAAGGCTACACCAATTTGAACAattttggtactggttaaaatgGTAGCATAATGAAGTGGAGCACAAATTGCCACAAACCGGTCAAAGGCCATGGCTAGGAGTACACCAGATTCCATGAATGTTAGTGAATGGAGGAAAAACATTTGAGAGATGCAAGAATCCAGGTTAATCTCTCTTTTATTAAACCAGAAAACTCCCAGTGTGGTAGAGAGTGTGCAAATAGTCAGACCCAGGTCAGTGGCTGAGAGCATGGAAAGGAAATAGTACATGGGTTCATGGAGACTCTGTTCACGGATCACTACAAACAGAATCATGCTGTTCCCTGAGAGGGCAATGACATATAGGAGGCAGATTGGAAGAGATATCCAGATTTGAGATGCTCCAAGGCCAGGAATTCCAGTCAACAAAAAAATAACTGGCTGGGAACTGGTGTTATTGAGAGTTGTCATTGTAGGCTGAGGAGACAGGAGTAAATAATGAAATGTCATACCCTAAAAAATGAAGTTGTAGTTTACACACATAGCTTATGCTCACCCAAAGGACACTTTATGATATTTCTTTCTAGATGTGTGTATTCACCAAGTGATTTGATGATttaggtgattttttaaaaagtatttgtttttaaaagtatatatatatatatatatatatatatatatatatatatatatatatttaaaagaatatatacttATAACCTGAGCAGCTATATGATTTTATAGCCACTAGGCatccctattttattttctactttactGGCAACAGACCTATagattcctttctctctttctttctttctttctttttttttttttttttgcatgtattcaATGCTTATCAGAATTTCTATGTGAAATAATCCCATGGcatatttgtgtttgtttttaattccagGGTCTCCCTATATAATCCACACTTGAAGTATAGAGTTTATTCATGGATATTAAACCATTACTACTCAGTACAGCAAAGTTGACCTGCTCCATCTTGATCTAAGTCAATTTACCTCTTTTTTGAGAAACATGGTAGACCCTTCACTGAGGTCCCACAATATTGATACCATACATAAAAAAGACACCAAAATGGTTTAGCCCACTTCAATTCAAAACTACAAACTTCAAAAAAATGACTAGCCTCAGTCTTCCTGGTAGCTGTGATTACAAGCATATACTATCAAGCCTGACAACAAAGTTCtgttataaataaatgtgtgAGGGTATCTGATTTACAAGGATTTTCATGAGTAAACTGTTTATTCAAAgttaggagaaggaaaaaatggttaGTGCTATTTCTGGTATAACTATGAATGCAAATATAGGACTTCCCCAAACACTCTTGGAGTATTTTGAGGAATCAATTAAGAAGCAAATATATGTACCCATGCACAGAGAGAATGCTAGCAAAACATATTCTCGAACTTTCAATCCAATTCCTCAGCAaagtttgggaaagaaaaaaaagaattttgaaagggATAATGAATAGATTATTACTGTTCATAAAACTATACACTTTTAGAAGTGGGAGAACTTAGGAGGTAATAAAACTCAATTGCTTCCCTACTGTATaatcaattcacaatttcttTATTAGGTTACTATTcagactttcttttaaaattctgagatGGGGAAATcactatttcaaaatttttattttcagataaatTGGAAAGCTAGCTGAGATTAGCCAGGTCAAGAGAAGACTGAAGAAGGATCCAGTCAAAACTTTGATGAAACTGAAGTCTATCTCAAAGAAAATGTAGACCTGGTTTCTGtgactttaaaaagtaatta
Encoded here:
- the LOC116422111 gene encoding olfactory receptor 51F2-like isoform X1, giving the protein MTTLNNTSSQPVIFLLTGIPGLGASQIWISLPICLLYVIALSGNSMILFVVIREQSLHEPMYYFLSMLSATDLGLTICTLSTTLGVFWFNKREINLDSCISQMFFLHSLTFMESGVLLAMAFDRFVAICAPLHYATILTSTKIVQIGVALVVREIAIMTPVVLLLKRLSFCQSNVLSHSYCYHVNVIKLACNDNRINSIMGLFAIFLTTGIDCPCILISYVMIIRSVLNIASPEERHKAFNTCVSHISAVAIFYIPLVSLSLVHRYGRKAPPFVHTMMANIFLLIPPVLNPIIYSVKTKQIRRAIIKIVYSKE
- the LOC116422111 gene encoding olfactory receptor 51F2-like isoform X2, which encodes MTTLNNTSSQPVIFLLTGIPGLGASQIWISLPICLLYVIALSGNSMILFVVIREQSLHEPMYYFLSMLSATDLGLTICTLSTTLGVFWFNKREINLDSCISQMFFLHSLTFMESGVLLAMAFDRFVAICAPLHYATILTSTKIVQIGVALVVREIAIMTPVVLLLKRLSFCQSNVLSHSYCYHVNVIKLACNDNRINSIMGLFAIFLTTGIDCPCILISYVMIIRSVLNIASPEERHKAFNTCVSHISAVAIFYIPLVSLSLVHRYGRKAPPFVHTMMANIFLLIPPVLNPIIYSVKTKQIRRAIIKHFIRIGNQI